Proteins co-encoded in one Triplophysa dalaica isolate WHDGS20190420 chromosome 16, ASM1584641v1, whole genome shotgun sequence genomic window:
- the wfs1b gene encoding wolframin gives MSSEMECPLESPLLSQASSVPATFSAPTSSSSHTHLTMTPPPHIASQTGRSQLNAASNIHSGFPGQSSFPHQGETPEELSIDELKQRAKIGDAKAQTEIGRYYLRVAEQEDEEINDVTAVTWLLQAAKNGRKDAVKLLQRCLHEKRGITAENRDEVRSLACESRFERSVRKAALLMYWKLNPERKRKITPSELLENMSQLNDETDGASSSPLSSPLQKQRKVLESLVSKDGVDYVGVEEFVENTKQYAQGISPTPVMEGVAGDDDDDDEEPIKNPNELPLHQKVLKFPLQAVLEVKEVLIDWASRAGMQWISALIPTHHVNTLIFFFIISNLTLEFFVLVIPLMIFYLSFFSMVICTLRVFQNSKAWENFRALTAMLAHFEPGIDLEQAESNFTWNHLEPYLYFLLSALFLIVSFPLADNSWLPCSELATVAVFFTVSSYLSLRPAAQQQAKFALLSQVASALCTFISLLVGGWLGRIVGGAWLSIRLGDFLVLHLGVPCILYLYLLYLCTNMATAGGVRGSYCVLLPYLVCFIWCELSVKLLVESTALGLMRTAVGYLLFFFALPVVSLGLAAVLLVQIVQWFLALELPKMVVTVCVCVLPVLLRWWTRFSVSPLAVLRSLQSSSVVKLILVWISALVLFSWFYVYRSEGMKVYNSTLTWQQYSDMCGPRAWKERNMAHAQILCSHLEGHRVTWEGRFKYIRVTEIENGAQAVINLLPVFIADWVRCLYGEEYPACDTTELGPTEPLCQLKSLAKHKCHVKRFDHYKFEVTLGMPQEKKGRNDIEDATKDIVLRASHEFRRVLLGLSSGSVVEFSTVLEGRLGSKWPVFELKALHCKTCASPLIPIQRQVKIEHDWTVNARNAIAFAFNFLFHPLLSIEVEGAYTEV, from the exons ATGAGTTCAG AAATGGAATGTCCCCTTGAATCTCCATTGCTGTCCCAAGCATCTTCAGTCCCTGCCACTTTCTCTGCACCTACTTCATCCAGTAGCCACACCCATTTAACTATGACCCCGCCCCCACACATTGCTTCTCAGACAGGTCGATCCCAGCTAAATGCAGCCAGCAATATTCACAGTGGCTTCCCAGGACAGTCATCTTTTCCTCATCAAG gggAAACCCCAGAGGAGCTAAGCATTGACGAGCTTAAACAGAGGGCTAAAATTGGAGATGCCAAGGCACAGACGGAG ATTGGTAGGTATTACTTGAGAGTAGCAGAACAAGAAGATGAAGAGATAAACGATGTTACTGCAGTAACATGGCTGCTTCAGGCAGCCAAAAATGGCCGTAAAGATGCAGTGAAACTTCTGCAGCGGTGCCTGCATGAGAAGAGGG gCATCACAGCTGAAAACAGGGATGAAGTGCGCTCCCTGGCCTGCGAGTCTCGCTTTGAGCGCAGTGTCAGGAAAGCAGCTCTGCTTATGTACTGGAAACTTAatccagagagaaagagaaagataaCTCCCTCTGAACTtctagaaaacatgagccaacTCAACGATGAGACTG ATGGCGCTTCAAGCAGCCCTCTTTCAAGcccattacaaaaacaaagaaaggttTTGGAGAGTTTGGTCTCAAAAGATG GGGTTGACTATGTGGGTGTAGAAGAGTTTGTTGAGAACACTAAGCAATATGCTCAGGGAATTTCACCAACACCTGTCATGGAAGGGGTGGcaggtgatgatgatgatgatgacgaagAGCCAATAAAAAACCCAAATGAACTGCCTTTGCATCAAAAG GTGTTGAAGTTTCCCCTTCAGGCAGTGCTGGAGGTGAAAGAAGTCTTGATTGACTGGGCGTCGCGTGCGGGCATGCAATGGATTAGCGCCCTCATACCCACTCATCACGTCAACACCCTGATCTTTTTCTTCATCATCTCCAATCTTACCTTGGAGTTCTTCGTCCTTGTCATACCTCTCATGATATTCTACCTCTCCTTTTTCTCAATGGTAATCTGTACGCTCAGAGTCTTCCAAAACAGCAAGGCATGGGAGAACTTCCGAGCATTAACTGCAATGTTGGCTCATTTCGAGCCAGGGATAGACCTCGAGCAGGCAGAGTCCAACTTCACATGGAACCACTTAGAGCCGTATCTCTACTTCCTCCTCTCTGCACTATTCCTCATCGTATCGTTTCCTTTAGCGGATAATTCCTGGCTGCCATGTTCTGAACTGGCCACAGTTGCAGTCTTCTTCACTGTAAGCAGCTACTTAAGTCTAAGACCAGCAGCACAGCAACAGGCCAAATTTGCTTTGCTGTCCCAGGTTGCATCAGCCCTTTGCACCTTCATCAGTCTGCTGGTGGGAGGCTGGTTGGGCCGTATAGTTGGTGGTGCTTGGTTATCCATACGCCTGGGTGACTTCTTGGTACTGCACTTGGGAGTGCCTTGTATTTTGTATCTCTACCTCCTGTACCTCTGTACCAATATGGCCACAGCAGGTGGGGTTCGTGGCTCCTACTGTGTGCTGCTGCCCTACCTAGTGTGCTTTATCTGGTGTGAGCTGTCTGTCAAACTATTGGTAGAGTCCACAGCTTTGGGACTGATGCGCACAGCTGTGGGATACctccttttcttttttgccTTGCCAGTGGTGTCACTGGGTCTAGCAGCTGTACTCCTAGTGCAGATTGTGCAATGGTTCCTCGCCCTGGAACTGCCAAAAATGGttgtaactgtgtgtgtttgtgtgctgcctGTCCTGCTGCGATGGTGGACGCGTTTTAGCGTGTCGCCTCTGGCAGTGTTGCGCTCATTGCAGAGTAGCAGCGTGGTAAAGTTGATCCTTGTGTGGATCTCAGCTCTGGTGCTCTTTAGCTGGTTCTACGTGTACCGTTCAGAGGGAATGAAGGTTTACAACTCCACTCTGACGTGGCAGCAGTACAGTGACATGTGCGGCCCACGTGCATGGAAAGAGCGCAACATGGCTCATGCCCAGATCCTTTGCAGCCACCTGGAGGGCCACCGCGTTACGTGGGAAGGCCGGTTTAAGTACATTCGGGTCACTGAGATTGAGAACGGTGCGCAGGCTGTCATCAACCTCCTGCCGGTATTTATAGCAGATTGGGTCCGCTGTCTTTATGGGGAGGAGTACCCTGCCTGCGACACAACTGAGTTGGGGCCCACTGAACCACTATGTCAGCTCAAGAGCCTTGCAAAGCACAAGTGCCATGTCAAACGTTTTGACCACTACAAGTTTGAAGTGACTTTGGGGATGCCGCAAGAGAAAAAGGGACGTAATGATATTGAAGATGCAACCAAAGACATTGTGCTGAGGGCTAGTCACGAATTTCGACGTGTTTTACTGGGGCTCAGTTCAGGCAGCGTTGTGGAGTTCAGTACAGTACTCGAAGGCAGACTGGGAAGCAAATGGCCAGTGTTTGAGCTCAAAGCGCTGCATTGCAAGACCTGTGCTTCGCCACTCATACCAATACAACGGCAGGTCAAGATAGAGCATGACTGGACGGTTAACGCTAGAAATGCCATTGCATTCGCCTTCAATTTTCTATTCCACCCCCTGCTCTCGATTGAGGTGGAGGGGGCTTATACAGAAGTATGA